The following are from one region of the Candidatus Methylomirabilota bacterium genome:
- the leuB gene encoding 3-isopropylmalate dehydrogenase has translation MATFRIAVLPGDGIGQEVVPQAVRVLQTVAKGAGLGLEFQEALIGGAAIDARGTPLPEDSLRLCRQAGAILFGAVGGPKWDGLPQEQRAERGLLALRKELDLYANLRPARCFPMLVDASPLKPSVVAGTDIMVIRELTGGLYFGEPRGVEVFADGSARGVNTMVYTTREIERVARVGFEVARRRRKRLASVDKANVLAVSTLWREVVTRLGKEFPDVALEHVLVDNCAMALVQRPTHFDTIVTENTFGDILSDEAAVLAGSMGMLPSASLGGEIGLYEPVHGTAPDIAGQGVANPIAAILSAAMLLRHSLDRPDDADRVEAAVVRVLEQGHRTRDIASPGARGVGTREMGDLIVKELEAQY, from the coding sequence ATGGCCACGTTCCGGATCGCCGTGCTGCCCGGTGACGGCATCGGCCAGGAGGTCGTCCCCCAGGCCGTGCGTGTGCTCCAGACCGTCGCCAAGGGGGCCGGTCTCGGGCTGGAGTTCCAGGAGGCCCTGATCGGCGGCGCCGCCATCGACGCGCGGGGCACGCCGTTGCCCGAGGACAGCCTGCGCCTGTGCCGGCAGGCTGGCGCCATCCTGTTCGGCGCGGTCGGCGGGCCGAAGTGGGACGGCCTGCCGCAGGAGCAGCGGGCCGAGCGGGGGCTGCTGGCCCTGCGCAAGGAGCTCGACCTCTACGCCAATCTGCGGCCGGCCCGTTGCTTCCCGATGCTGGTCGACGCCTCGCCGCTCAAGCCCTCGGTGGTGGCGGGGACCGACATCATGGTGATCAGGGAGCTCACCGGCGGGCTCTACTTCGGCGAGCCGCGCGGCGTGGAGGTGTTCGCCGACGGCAGCGCCCGCGGCGTCAACACCATGGTCTACACCACCCGGGAGATCGAGCGGGTCGCCCGGGTCGGCTTCGAGGTGGCCCGCAGGCGGCGCAAGCGGCTGGCCTCGGTGGACAAGGCCAACGTGCTGGCCGTGTCCACGCTCTGGCGGGAGGTGGTCACGCGTCTGGGCAAGGAGTTCCCCGACGTCGCTCTCGAGCACGTGCTGGTCGACAACTGCGCGATGGCCCTGGTCCAGCGGCCCACCCACTTCGACACGATCGTCACCGAGAACACCTTCGGCGATATTCTGTCGGACGAGGCGGCGGTCCTGGCCGGCTCGATGGGGATGCTGCCCTCGGCGTCGCTGGGCGGCGAGATCGGACTCTACGAGCCCGTGCACGGCACGGCGCCGGACATCGCGGGCCAGGGTGTGGCCAACCCGATCGCCGCGATTCTGTCGGCCGCCATGCTCCTGCGGCACTCGCTCGATCGGCCCGACGACGCCGACCGGGTCGAGGCCGCGGTCGTGCGGGTCCTCGAGCAGGGGCACCGCACTCGCGACATCGCGTCCCCGGGGGCGCGGGGCGTGGGCACGCGGGAGATGGGAGACCTCATCGTGAAAGAGCTGGAGGCGCAGTACTGA
- a CDS encoding aspartate-semialdehyde dehydrogenase codes for MATGLAIAVVGATGAAGQTTLRVLEERKFPVRELRCFASERSVGTTVTFCGEALAVRRVEEPAFRGLDLVFCSAGSDQAREFVPMVRRAGAIVIDKSSAFRMDPQVPLVVPEINGHAARRHQGILAVPNCTTIITVMPLKPLHDVGRLRRVVATSFQSASGAGVQGLEDLRQQTRAWARGEPIVPRHFAHQLAFNLIPHIDRFGPDGYTGEELKLVNETRKILEAPDLLVSPTTVRVPVFTCHSVAVNAETEAKVSADQAREALARFPGLKVWDDPAEQRYPMPVLVEGQDECWVGRIREDLSHPRGLNFWVVGDQLRKGAATNAVQIAELLLRT; via the coding sequence ATGGCCACGGGCCTGGCCATCGCCGTGGTCGGCGCTACCGGGGCCGCCGGGCAGACGACCTTGCGGGTGCTCGAGGAACGGAAGTTCCCCGTGCGGGAGCTGCGGTGCTTCGCCTCCGAGCGGTCGGTCGGCACGACGGTCACCTTTTGTGGTGAAGCCCTCGCCGTGCGGCGGGTGGAGGAACCGGCCTTCCGCGGCCTGGACCTCGTCTTCTGCTCGGCCGGCTCGGACCAGGCCAGAGAGTTCGTGCCCATGGTCCGCCGGGCCGGCGCCATCGTGATCGACAAGTCCAGCGCGTTCCGGATGGACCCCCAGGTCCCCCTCGTCGTTCCGGAGATCAACGGCCACGCGGCCCGACGCCACCAGGGGATCCTGGCCGTCCCCAACTGCACCACGATCATCACCGTGATGCCGCTGAAACCGCTGCACGACGTCGGGCGGCTGCGCCGGGTCGTGGCGACGAGCTTCCAGTCCGCCTCCGGAGCGGGCGTCCAGGGCCTGGAGGACCTCCGCCAGCAGACGCGGGCCTGGGCGCGCGGCGAGCCCATCGTGCCGCGGCACTTCGCGCACCAGCTCGCCTTCAACCTCATCCCGCACATCGACCGCTTCGGGCCGGACGGCTACACGGGCGAGGAACTGAAGCTCGTCAACGAGACGCGCAAGATCCTCGAGGCGCCGGACCTCCTCGTCTCGCCGACCACCGTCCGGGTGCCGGTGTTCACCTGCCACTCGGTCGCCGTCAACGCCGAGACCGAGGCGAAGGTGAGCGCCGACCAGGCGCGGGAGGCGCTCGCGCGCTTCCCCGGGCTCAAGGTCTGGGACGACCCGGCCGAGCAGCGCTACCCCATGCCGGTGCTGGTGGAAGGCCAGGACGAGTGCTGGGTGGGGCGGATCCGGGAAGACCTCTCGCACCCCCGCGGGCTCAACTTCTGGGTGGTGGGCGACCAGCTGCGCAAGGGCGCCGCCACCAACGCCGTG